From a region of the Salvelinus alpinus chromosome 2, SLU_Salpinus.1, whole genome shotgun sequence genome:
- the LOC139568187 gene encoding MHC class II regulatory factor RFX1-like: MATSGYTEELQPAPQPNSVTIATQSATPSRSTPTQFNQSVSIVSTTGQDKLPAQATLTKAQKTVVLATPSQTQFVTTEIQSSAVQQSNGQSSTPQYIVVTVTEGSLHSSDSVSDCSPPVVLVQTGVPTQVVQQTTQQLQQQHVYPSQVQYVEGEDSYTTSTIRSGSYPYSDSPLYSQTPPSSSSSYYESTPTSGSQVTNSVTSQSVSVTAATGGGGSGYVIQGGYVLGGGGSGGGNYSSHNTRAVPATVQWLLDNYEGAEGVSLPRCTLYCHYLFHCQEHKLDPVNAASFGKLIRSVFMGLRTRRLGTRGNSKYHYYGLRIKATSSLLRLIDDHQHLALRQQPFSQKHRIKPVLKVEGMSNGMSLGAGQQQGAGLSDISAQVQQYQQFLDASRALPEFPELDLQDRPLPDGIIPEHITAFQQLYREHCEAILDVMVNLQFTLVETLWKTFWRFSESIDADTLGVHGESEERLPKWYLVVLCKYQPVVHWTRDCDNTLYQALVEILIPDVLRPIPSALTQAIRNFAKSLEIWLTSAMMNIPEEMVRIKVVCAGAFAQTLRRYTSLNHLAQAARAVLQNTAQINQMLSDLNRVDFTNVQEQASWVCGCEDGVIQRLEQDFKQTLQQHNSLEQWAAWLDAVVSQVLKPYQHSPAAFPKAAKLFLLRWSFYSSMVIRDLTLRSAASFGSFHLIRLLYDEYMYYLIEHRVAQAKGETPIAVMGEFASVGRSLNGQDPDKDEEEDEEESDEEGVEMTVPSNSAGLGEGEESLEPPVKLARTDPRGLFNTTHTE, from the exons ATGGCGACCTCCGGCTACACAGAAGAGCTCCAGCCGGCCCCCCAGCCCAACTCTGTCACCATAGCAACGCAATCAGCCACGCCCTCCCGCTCCACGCCAACCCAGTTCAACCAGTCAGTGTCCATCGTCTCCACAACCGGACAGGACAAACTTCCTGCTCAAGCCACGCTCACCAAGGCCCAGAAGACAGTGGTTCTGGCCACGCCCTCTCAGACTCAGTTTGTTACCACGGAGATCCAGAGTTCTGCCGTTCAGCAGAGTAACGGACAGAGTTCCACACCGCAGTACATCGTAGTGACCGTTACAG agGGCTCTCTCCATTCTAGTGACAGTGTATCAGACTGCAGTCCTCCAGTAGTACTGGTTCAGACAGGGGTCCCCACCCAGGTAGTACAGCAGACCACCCAACAG TTGCAACAGCAGCATGTTTACCCCAGTCAGGTTCAGTATGTGGAGGGAGAGGACTCTTACACCACCTCTACCAT TCGTTCTGGCAGCTACCCGTACTCCGACTCCCCCCTCTACTCCCAgacccctccctcttcctcctcttcctactACGAGTCCACGCCCACCTCGGGGTCACAGGTCACTAACTCCGTGACTTCACAGTCAGTCTCCGTCACCGCGGCAACAGGAGGAGGTGGGAGTGGTTACGTCATCCAGGGCGGGTACGTATTGGGAGGTGGAGGCAGCGGAGGAGGAAACTACTCCAGTCACAACACCAGAGCAGTCCCCGCCACA gtACAGTGGCTGCTAGATAACTATGAGGGTGCAGAAGGGGTCAGTCTGCCTCGCTGTACCCTCTACTGCCACTACCTCTTCCACTGTCAGGAACACAAGCTAGACCCTGTCAACGCTGCCTCCTTCGGCAAGCTCATCAGATCTGTCTTCATGGGGCTGAGGACCAGACGCCTGGGCACACG AGGGAACTCTAAGTACCACTACTATGGTCTTCGTATCAAGGCCACCTCCTCTCTGCTTCGTCTGATAGACGACCACCAGCACCTGGCCTTGAGACAGCAACCCTTCTCTCAGAAACACAG gatAAAGCCGGTTCTGAAGGTGGAGGGCATGTCCAATGGGATGTCCCTGGGGGCGGGGCAGCAGCAGGGGGCAGGGCTCAGTGACATCTCAGCTCAGGTGCAACAATACCAGCAGTTCCTGG acGCGTCGCGGGCGCTGCCTGAGTTCCCAGAGTTGGATCTGCAGGACAGACCTCTTCCTGACGGGATCATTCCAGAACACATCACAGCCTTCCAACAGCTCTACAGGGAACACTGTGAG GCCATTCTGGATGTGATGGTGAACCTGCAGTTCACTCTGGTGGAGACGCTGTGGAAAACCTTCTGGAGGTTCAGCGAGAGCATCGACGCAGACACACTCGGCGT tCATGGTGAGTCAGAGGAGCGTCTACCTAAGTGGTACCTGGTGGTGCTGTGTAAGTACCAGCCAGTTGTTCACTGGACCAGAGACTGTGACAACACACTGTACCAGGCCCTGGTGGAGATCCTCATCCCTGACGTATTACGACCCATCCCCA gtgCCTTAACTCAAGCCATCCGTAACTTTGCCAAGAGTCTAGAGATCTGGCTGACAAGCGCCATGATGAACATACCAGAGGAGATGGTCCGCATCAAG gTGGTGTGTGCGGGAGCATTTGCCCAGACGCTGCGTCGCTACACCAGTCTAAACCACCTGGCCCAGGCAGCCAGGGCCGTCCTCCAGAACACAGCCCAGATCAATCAGATGCTGAGTGACCTCAACAGAGTTGACTTCACCAACGTGCAG gaGCAGGCGTCGTGGGTGTGTGGTTGTGAGGATGGTGTGATCCAGAGATTGGAGCAGGACTTCAAGCAGACGTTACAACAACATAATTCTCTGGAGCAGTGGGCTGCCTGGCTGGACGCCGTGGTCTCCCAGGTCCTAAAGCCTTACCAACACAGCCCTGCAGCCTTCCCTAAGGCTGCCAAGCTCTTCCTGCTGCGATGGAGCTTCTACAG cTCCATGGTGATCCGGGACCTGACTCTCCGTAGTGCTGCCAGCTTTGGCTCCTTCCACCTGATCAGACTGCTGTATGATGAGTACATGTACTACCTGATAGAACACAGAGTGGCCCAGGCTAAAGGAGAGACGCCGATCGCTGTCATgggagag tttgcCAGTGTGGGCAGGAGTCTGAACGGTCAGGACCCTGATAAAG atgaggaagaggatgaggaggagagtgatgaagaGGGGGTAGAGATGACCGTGCCGTCTAACTCCGCTGgtctgggagagggggaggagtcacTGGAGCCGCCCGTCAAGCTAGCCAGGACTGACCCCCGGGGACTGTTcaataccacacacacagagtga
- the rln3b gene encoding relaxin-3b, with protein sequence MWKAAVLTFGLLVALVGMVQAAEGQANSIYGVKLCGREFIRAVIFTCGGSRWRRGVGDAGDISIDEETEAYSPWSSNAIPGLASKQRPGLEAQGWAGEVREGGSAAAVFSRLARSPISEEVLEALRSADRKGRDVVVGLSNACCKWGCSKSEISSLC encoded by the exons ATGTGGAAGGCTGCAGTGTTGACGTTTGGCCTGTTGGTGGCGCTGGTGGGTATGGTGCAAGCTGCAGAGGGCCAGGCTAACTCTATCTACGGGGTGAAGCTGTGCGGGAGAGAGTTTATACGGGCCGTCATCTTCACCTGCGGAGGTTCGcgttggaggagaggagtgggcgATGCAG GTGACATCTCCATTGACGAGGAGACTGAGGCCTACAGCCCATGGAGCTCCAACGCCATCCCCGGCCTCGCCAGCAAGCAGCGTCCAGGATTGGAGGCCCAGGGCTGGGCAGGCGAGGTCAGGGAGGGGGGCTCTGCCGCTGCTGTGTTCAGTCGTTTGGCCCGCTCGCCCATCTCAGAGGAAGTGCTAGAGGCGCTGCGCAGCGCGGACAGGAAGGGGCGGGATGTCGTGGTGGGCCTCTCCAACGCCTGCTGCAAGTGGGGCTGCAGCAAGAGCGAGATCAGCTCCCTCTGTTGA